In one Bacteroidales bacterium WCE2004 genomic region, the following are encoded:
- a CDS encoding MraZ protein → MVTFIGEYTSRVDDKGRLVLPAPLKGAMPPGSDMRFVVKKDLFEPCLEMYCFEEWERQSGKVKDSLDLTFNRQHATFWREYMRDRDIVEPDAKFGRISISRKLLDSIGVNKEVVFSGNDFKIEIWAKERFETSRLSNPEFIAIAESLSKK, encoded by the coding sequence ATGGTCACTTTCATCGGCGAATACACATCCCGCGTGGACGACAAAGGAAGGCTCGTTCTTCCCGCGCCGCTCAAGGGTGCGATGCCGCCCGGAAGCGACATGAGGTTCGTCGTGAAGAAAGACCTTTTCGAGCCTTGTCTGGAGATGTACTGCTTCGAGGAATGGGAGCGCCAGTCCGGCAAGGTCAAAGACAGCCTCGACCTCACTTTCAACCGCCAACACGCAACGTTCTGGAGAGAATACATGCGTGACCGGGATATCGTGGAGCCGGACGCCAAGTTCGGCCGCATCTCGATCAGCCGCAAACTCCTTGATTCCATCGGTGTGAACAAAGAAGTGGTTTTCTCCGGCAATGATTTCAAGATTGAGATCTGGGCCAAGGAGCGGTTCGAGACGTCCAGATTGTCCAACCCGGAATTCATTGCCATTGCAGAAAGCCTCTCGAAAAAGTAG
- a CDS encoding 16S rRNA (cytosine1402-N4)-methyltransferase produces MSEYHNPVLLKESVDALVLNPDGFYADATFGGGGHSREILSRLSPKGHLMAFDRDADALTQAPDDPRFILIHNNFRFIHNYTLLHAEGGLDGVLADLGVSSHQFDTAERGFSFRFDAPLDMRMNVQGNKTASGIVNSYTQEELEKIFRIYGELDNARRLAQLIANARAAAPILTTDDLDRAIAAALPSFAEHKYLAKVYQALRIEVNDEMRALEKFLSGAAASLKPGGRLAVITYHSLEDRMVKNFIRSGHISGEEEKDVFGRSSAPLKSVGRKPILPDEAEIAGNTRARSAKLRIAERV; encoded by the coding sequence ATGTCAGAATATCACAATCCCGTCCTTCTCAAAGAAAGCGTAGACGCCCTGGTGCTCAACCCGGACGGCTTCTATGCCGACGCCACCTTCGGCGGCGGCGGACACAGCCGCGAGATCCTCTCGCGCCTGTCCCCGAAGGGGCACCTGATGGCCTTCGACCGCGACGCCGACGCCCTCACCCAGGCGCCCGACGACCCGCGCTTCATTCTTATACACAATAATTTCCGCTTCATCCACAACTATACCCTCCTCCACGCGGAAGGAGGGCTCGACGGAGTTCTCGCCGACCTGGGCGTGAGCTCCCACCAATTCGATACGGCGGAGAGAGGTTTCTCTTTCCGCTTCGACGCTCCGCTTGACATGCGGATGAACGTGCAGGGCAATAAGACCGCCTCTGGCATTGTCAATTCTTATACGCAAGAAGAATTGGAAAAGATTTTCCGCATTTACGGAGAACTCGACAACGCCCGCAGGCTTGCACAACTCATTGCCAACGCCCGCGCCGCCGCGCCGATCCTCACCACGGACGACCTCGACCGTGCTATCGCGGCAGCCCTGCCCTCATTCGCCGAACATAAGTACCTCGCCAAGGTCTATCAGGCCCTGCGCATCGAGGTCAACGACGAGATGCGCGCCCTGGAGAAGTTCCTCTCCGGCGCCGCCGCCTCGCTCAAGCCCGGCGGCCGCCTGGCCGTCATCACCTACCACTCCCTCGAGGACCGCATGGTCAAGAACTTCATCCGTTCCGGCCACATCAGCGGCGAAGAGGAGAAAGACGTCTTCGGGCGAAGCAGCGCGCCCCTGAAGAGCGTCGGCCGCAAGCCGATCCTGCCCGACGAGGCGGAGATCGCGGGCAACACCCGCGCGCGCAGCGCCAAACTGAGAATCGCCGAACGCGTATGA